Proteins encoded in a region of the Rutidosis leptorrhynchoides isolate AG116_Rl617_1_P2 chromosome 9, CSIRO_AGI_Rlap_v1, whole genome shotgun sequence genome:
- the LOC139867868 gene encoding F-box/LRR-repeat protein At5g02910-like has translation MDEMKRTEPRLEDVSDLVHGIQSLEMEEVKRSGPCLEDVVDLVHHIQSLLSIKEATRTCVLSKLWKQAWYTIPTLRFDDYEHQEIMHFIEQTLSRYNEDNVPIKSIDLGITIEDQESSSLANKCIRTVATQRCLKELSLKIYNSIRRNFILTDEIFSRENLHRLEIESTYSKRHDSVCVTQNPVINCVSLRVLKLYKVKISDEVLNNLFSTCTLLEKIRLIHCTGFTKIKIKNLRYLQKFKLAASIKRYKILEVDDVPNLQNLKYFSLPIPRSFNFDSLSRVIELRLFDVMIDVAFADNIKSKLPFLESLDLRFCHWSPKKLDITSASLKKLSLMLLKDRQIDDLQVSAPKLIHLFYKSPTIPNLSFQNHTTPGKIQLGRLELGKPTDNHCLNKMREFLNLSSEFDIGIRFDFSHEDDVLDMDIDDLETRFPFPATNVHKLSFDIFSGEGRVHPSYFDALFRICHPNYITTNVCNSYSSLLSELMKRKTLGLKNIELKNPRNNKWEGLTDTSPVIRYHDLELKLNWGSL, from the coding sequence ATGGATGAGATGAAGAGGACCGAACCCCGATTAGAAGATGTTTCAGATTTGGTTCACGGCATACAATCTTTGGAGATGGAGGAGGTGAAGAGAAGCGGGCCATGTTTAGAAGATGTTGTCGATTTGGTTCACCACATACAGTCTTTGTTGTCCATAAAAGAAGCGACTCGAACTTGTGTGTTGTCAAAGTTATGGAAACAAGCTTGGTATACCATCCCTACCCTTAGGTTTGATGATTATGAACATCAAGAAATTATGCACTTTATTGAGCAAACTCTCTCAAGGTATAATGAAGACAACGTGCCAATTAAAAGTATTGATCTTGGAATAACAATCGAAGATCAAGAGTCATCTTCTCTTGCTAATAAGTGTATTCGAACCGTAGCTACCCAAAGATGTCTTAAAGAGCTTTCCCTCAAAATTTATAACTCTATAAGACGCAATTTTATACTTACAGATGAGATATTTTCCAGAGAAAATCTACACAGACTTGAAATTGAGAGTACATACTCGAAGCGTCATGATAGTGTTTGTGTGACTCAGAATCCTGTGATCAACTGTGTGTCATTGAGAGTACTCAAGCTGTACAAAGTGAAGATAAGTGATGAGGTACTTAATAACTTATTCTCTACTTGTACATTACTTGAGAAGATACGCCTTATACACTGTACTGGCTTTACGAAGATCAAGATAAAAAATCTGCGTTATCTTCAAAAGTTTAAATTAGCAGCatcaataaaaagatataaaatattgGAAGTTGATGATGTCCCTAACCTTCAAAATTTGAAGTACTTTTCTTTACCCATTCCAAGGTCATTCAATTTTGATTCATTAAGTAGAGTGATCGAGTTGAGATTATTCGATGTCATGATAGATGTTGCATTTGCTGATAACATCAAATCGAAATTACCTTTTCTCGAGAGTTTGGATCTTAGATTTTGTCACTGGAGTCCGAAAAAGTTGGATATTACAAGTGCGTCGTTGAAAAAACTGTCCCTAATGTTGCTTAAAGACAGGCAGATCGACGACTTACAAGTTTCTGCTCCTAAATTAATTCATTTGTTTTACAAAAGCCCCACAATTCCTAATCTATCGTTTCAAAATCATACTACTCCGGGAAAAATTCAGCTTGGTCGTCTCGAATTAGGGAAGCCCACGGATAATCATTGTCTTAATAAGATGAGGGAATTTCTCAATTTATCAAGCGAGTTTGACATtggaataagatttgatttttctcaTGAGGATGATGTACTGGACATGGATATTGATGATCTCGAAACACGGTTCCCATTTCCGGCTACAAACGTGCACAAACTATCGTTTGATATCTTTTCAGGCGAAGGCCGGGTGCACCCTTCATATTTTGATGCACTGTTTAGAATTTGCCATCCCAATTACATAACAACTAATGTATGCAATAGTTATAGTAGCTTATTAAGTGAACTGATGAAAAGGAAAACGTTAGGTTTGAAAAACATCGAGCTTAAAAATCCACGTAACAATAAGTGGGAAGGTCTAACTGACACTAGTCCAGTAATTAGGTACCATGATCTTGAGTTGAAACTAAACTGGGGCTCTCTCTAA
- the LOC139867869 gene encoding F-box/LRR-repeat protein At5g02910-like: MDEMQRSEPRLEDVSDLIHGIQSLEMEEVKRSGPCLEDVVDLIHHIQSFLTLKEAARTCVLSKSWKLAWYTIPTLRFDDSEDQETMHLIGQTLSRYNEDNVPIKSIDLGITIEDKESTFLANKCIRTVATQRCLKELSLSIHNSIRRKYILTYEIFSGKNLHRLEIESTYSKREGSVWVTRNPVINCVSLRVLKLYEVKISDEVLNNLFCTCTLLEKVYLLHCTGFTEIKAKNLHCLQEFKLVASSEKYKILEVDDVPNLQNFKYLSLSIPRTFNIDSLSRVIELSLYDVMIDAAFFDNIKSKLPFLESLELTFCNWSPEKLDIASASLKTLTLRLLKNRQIDDLQVSAPKFLHLFYISPTIPNISFQNHTTPGKIELDRLELGKPTDNHCLYKMRELLNLSSEFDIGIKIRTSDDQDLLDMDIDDLKIQFPLPATNVHKLSFDTFSVKGRVHPSYFDALFTICHPNYITTNVCKSYSSLRSELMKRETLDLKHIEFKNPRNNRWEYLTDSSPSTFDRYLELKLNW; encoded by the coding sequence ATGGATGAGATGCAGAGAAGCGAACCCCGATTAGAAGATGTTTCAGATTTGATTCACGGCATACAATCTTTGGAGATGGAGGAGGTGAAGAGAAGTGGGCCATGTTTAGAAGATGTTGTCGATTTGATTCACCACATTCAATCTTTTTTGACCTTAAAAGAAGCGGCTCGAACTTGCGTGTTGTCGAAGTCATGGAAACTAGCTTGGTATACCATCCCTACCCTTAGGTTTGATGATTCTGAAGATCAAGAAACTATGCACTTGATTGGTCAAACTCTCTCAAGGTATAACGAAGACAACGTGCCAATTAAAAGTATTGATCTTGGAATAACAATCGAAGATAAAGAGTCAACTTTTCTTGCGAATAAGTGTATTCGAACCGTAGCTACCCAAAGATGTCTCAAAGAGCtttctctctcaattcataactctataagacGCAAGTATATACTTACATATGAGATATTTTCCGGAAAAAATCTACACAGACTTGAAATTGAGAGTACATACTCGAAGCGTGAGGGTAGTGTTTGGGTGACTCGGAATCCTGTGATCAACTGTGTGTCACTGAGAGTACTCAAGTTGTACGAAGTGAAGATAAGTGATGAGGTACTTAATAACTTATTTTGTACTTGTACATTACTTGAGAAGGTATACCTTTTACACTGTACAGGCTTTACGGAGATCAAGGCAAAAAATCTGCATTGTCTTCAAGAGTTTAAATTAGTAGCATCATCAGAAAAATATAAAATCTTGGAAGTTGATGATGTCCCTAACCTTCAAAACTTTAAGTACTTGTCTTTAAGCATTCCAAGGACATTCAATATTGATTCATTAAGTAGAGTGATCGAGTTAAGTTTATATGATGTCATGATAGATGCTGCATTTTTTGATAACATCAAATCGAAATTACCTTTTCTCGAGAGTTTGGAGCTTACATTTTGTAACTGGAGTCCGGAAAAGTTGGATATTGCTAGTGCGTCGTTGAAAACACTGACCCTAAGGTTGCTTAAGAACAGGCAGATCGACGACTTACAAGTTTCTGCTCCTAAATTTCTTCATTTGTTTTATATTAGCCCCACAATTCCTAATATATCGTTTCAAAATCAtactactccgggaaaaattgagcTTGATCGTCTCGAATTAGGGAAGCCCACGGATAATCATTGTCTTTATAAGATGAGGGAATTACTCAATTTATCAAGCGAGTTTGACATTGGAATAAAAATTCGTACTTCTGATGATCAAGATTTACTGGACATGGATATTGATGATCTCAAAATACAGTTCCCATTACCGGCTACAAACGTGCACAAACTATCGTTTGATACCTTTTCAGTTAAAGGCCGGGTGCACCCTTCATATTTTGATGCACTGTTTACAATTTGCCATCCCAATTACATAACAACTAATGTATGTAAAAGTTACAGTAGCTTAAGAAGTGAATTGATGAAAAGAGAAACGTTGGATCTGAAACATATCGAGTTCAAAAATCCACGTAACAATAGGTGGGAATATCTAACCGACTCTAGTCCAAGTACTTTTGACAGGTACCTCGAGTTGAAACTAAACTGGTGA